In Gemmatimonadota bacterium, one DNA window encodes the following:
- the aroQ gene encoding type II 3-dehydroquinate dehydratase — protein sequence MMKILVLHGPNLNMLGVREPEVYGTDTLEDINRSLETAAAGRGIEMRIRQSNHEGVLVDEIQQALGWADGILINPGAYTHTSIALRDAIVAVGLPVVEVHLSDIHAREKFRHHSYIESVALRQICGHGSDSYRLGLEALIDHLGNGSEG from the coding sequence ATGATGAAAATACTCGTGTTGCACGGCCCTAACCTGAACATGCTGGGCGTCCGGGAACCAGAAGTCTACGGTACGGACACGCTGGAGGACATCAACCGGTCCCTCGAGACAGCCGCGGCGGGACGGGGGATCGAGATGCGCATCCGCCAGTCCAACCACGAGGGTGTGCTGGTGGACGAGATCCAGCAGGCCCTCGGCTGGGCCGACGGCATCCTGATCAATCCCGGCGCCTACACCCACACGAGCATCGCCCTGCGCGACGCCATCGTCGCCGTGGGCCTGCCCGTCGTGGAAGTCCACCTGTCGGACATACACGCCCGGGAGAAGTTCCGGCATCATTCCTATATCGAGTCCGTGGCGCTCAGGCAGATCTGCGGACACGGAAGCGACAGCTACCGGCTGGGCCTGGAGGCCCTGATTGACCACCTCGGGAACGGGAGCGAAGGATGA
- a CDS encoding tryptophan synthase subunit alpha yields MNRIEETFESLKSAGRKALIPYVMAGDPDLETTAALVVELDRRGADLVELGVPFSDPIADGPTIQRAALRALTGGTTLRSIVETVASIREHTGIPVVLMTYYNPVLAYGIGDFCRDAARAGVDGLIVPDLPPEEGTDLSDACLRHGLTVVFLVAPTSTSARIELVNRHTTGFVYCVSLTGVTGARGELAEGVDAFMAQVRSHTDRPLGLGFGISSPDQAGEAARLADGVIVGSAIINVMEAHAGEQDMLRSVGEYVASLRAGMDRDTPVAVQG; encoded by the coding sequence ATGAACCGGATCGAAGAGACCTTCGAATCGCTGAAGTCCGCGGGCCGCAAGGCGCTGATCCCCTATGTCATGGCGGGGGACCCGGACCTGGAAACCACGGCCGCGCTGGTCGTTGAACTGGACCGACGTGGGGCCGACCTGGTGGAGCTGGGCGTGCCCTTCTCCGATCCCATCGCCGATGGCCCCACGATCCAGCGCGCCGCGCTTCGGGCGCTGACCGGGGGCACGACCCTGCGGTCCATCGTCGAGACGGTCGCTTCCATCCGGGAACATACCGGCATACCGGTGGTTCTGATGACCTACTACAACCCGGTGCTCGCGTACGGGATCGGGGACTTCTGCCGGGATGCCGCCCGTGCGGGGGTGGACGGGCTGATCGTGCCCGATCTCCCGCCGGAGGAAGGGACCGATCTGTCCGACGCCTGCCTCCGGCACGGCCTCACCGTCGTCTTCCTGGTGGCGCCCACGAGCACTTCGGCACGGATCGAACTGGTGAACCGCCATACCACGGGATTCGTCTACTGCGTCTCCCTGACGGGCGTCACGGGCGCGCGGGGGGAACTGGCGGAAGGGGTGGACGCGTTCATGGCACAGGTGCGGTCCCACACGGACCGGCCCCTCGGGCTGGGATTCGGCATCTCGTCGCCGGATCAGGCCGGCGAGGCCGCACGTCTGGCCGACGGGGTCATCGTGGGCAGCGCCATCATCAATGTGATGGAAGCGCACGCCGGCGAGCAGGACATGCTCCGGTCCGTGGGCGAATACGTAGCTTCTCTGAGGGCAGGCATGGACCGGGATACGCCGGTGGCCGTGCAGGGGTAG
- the trpB gene encoding tryptophan synthase subunit beta — translation MTQPDQRGHFGIFGGRYVPETLMTALDELLEVYEAAKRDPDFEEEFRYYLRDYVGRPSPLYYAERLTRALGGARIYLKREDLNHTGAHKINNTIGQILLTRRMKKPRVIAETGAGQHGVATATVAARFGLECDVYMGSEDMARQALNVFRMRLMGSRVIAVDAGSRTLKDALNEALRDWATNVRHTHYIIGSVAGPHPFPMMVRDFQSVIGREAREQVLEKEGRLPDVLVACVGGGSNAIGLFHPFLGDGVRLVGVEGAGHGLDTGMHAATLGLGTPGVLHGAMSYTGQDANGQIQVAHSISAGLDYPGVGPEHSYLKDSGRAEYVSVTDDEALEAFELLSRVEGIIPALESAHAIAHIARIAPEMDREEVIVAGLSGRGDKDVEQVDGLLARNGERTGDAE, via the coding sequence ATCACGCAGCCCGACCAGCGCGGACACTTCGGCATATTCGGCGGCCGTTACGTTCCGGAGACGTTGATGACGGCCCTGGACGAGCTGCTCGAAGTGTACGAGGCGGCGAAAAGGGACCCGGACTTCGAGGAGGAGTTCCGTTACTACCTCCGGGACTACGTGGGCCGTCCGTCCCCCCTCTACTACGCGGAGCGGCTGACGCGGGCCCTGGGCGGAGCGCGGATCTATCTCAAGCGGGAGGACCTGAACCACACGGGCGCCCACAAGATCAACAACACCATCGGCCAGATCCTGCTTACCCGGCGCATGAAGAAACCACGGGTCATCGCGGAGACCGGGGCGGGCCAGCACGGCGTGGCCACGGCCACCGTGGCCGCCCGCTTCGGCCTGGAATGCGACGTCTACATGGGTTCCGAGGATATGGCCCGCCAGGCGCTGAACGTCTTCCGCATGCGTCTGATGGGCAGCCGGGTCATCGCCGTCGACGCGGGCAGCCGCACGCTGAAGGACGCGCTGAACGAGGCCCTGCGCGACTGGGCGACCAACGTCCGCCATACCCATTACATCATCGGGTCGGTGGCGGGCCCCCATCCCTTTCCCATGATGGTGCGTGATTTCCAGTCGGTCATCGGCCGGGAAGCGCGGGAGCAGGTCCTGGAGAAAGAAGGACGGCTCCCCGACGTGCTCGTCGCCTGCGTGGGGGGCGGCAGCAACGCCATCGGGCTCTTCCATCCCTTCCTGGGCGACGGCGTCCGCCTGGTCGGCGTGGAAGGCGCGGGACACGGGCTGGATACGGGGATGCACGCGGCCACGCTGGGCCTGGGCACGCCGGGTGTGCTGCACGGCGCCATGAGTTATACCGGCCAGGACGCGAACGGCCAGATCCAGGTGGCCCATTCCATCTCCGCGGGACTCGACTATCCCGGCGTGGGACCCGAGCACAGCTACCTGAAGGACTCCGGCCGAGCGGAGTACGTGAGCGTGACCGACGACGAGGCGCTGGAGGCCTTCGAGCTGCTCTCCAGGGTCGAAGGCATCATTCCGGCGCTCGAAAGCGCCCATGCCATTGCCCATATCGCCCGGATCGCCCCGGAAATGGACCGGGAGGAGGTCATCGTCGCCGGGCTGTCGGGCCGCGGGGACAAGGACGTCGAGCAGGTGGACGGGTTATTGGCCCGGAACGGTGAGCGCACAGGAGACGCTGAATGA
- the aroH gene encoding chorismate mutase, whose translation MMVRGIRGAITVESNDSEAICEASRRLLTTIVERNRIELEHIISVFFSSTKDLDAQTPAYGVRQMGWTAIPLFCTQEMEVPGSLPGCVRVLVHVNTEKSQDEIRHVYLDGAVVLRPDIAEGG comes from the coding sequence ATCATGGTCCGAGGCATTCGCGGCGCGATAACCGTTGAATCGAACGATTCCGAAGCCATTTGTGAGGCATCGCGTCGGTTGCTTACAACAATAGTCGAACGAAACCGCATCGAACTGGAACACATCATCAGCGTGTTTTTTTCGTCGACGAAAGATCTCGACGCGCAGACACCCGCCTACGGCGTGCGCCAGATGGGGTGGACCGCGATCCCCCTGTTCTGCACGCAGGAGATGGAGGTCCCCGGGAGTCTTCCCGGGTGCGTACGGGTGCTGGTTCATGTAAATACGGAAAAATCTCAGGATGAAATACGGCATGTCTACCTGGACGGCGCCGTCGTGCTCCGGCCGGACATTGCCGAGGGAGGCTGA
- the aroF gene encoding 3-deoxy-7-phosphoheptulonate synthase: MVVVMKLSATEDEKEHVRETIRAFGCKPRDIQGDEMSIICVIGNTLSLSPEQFEILDGVDRVQRIQRPYKLVSREVQPHKTRFKVGDVTIGGDGIAIIAGPCSVESYDQFLEAAQHARAAGAHIIRGGAFKPRTSPYSFQGLGEEGLKIMARVSEETGLPTISEVMEPEMEPMVSEYVDMLQIGARNMQNYPLLNVAGRSSKPVMLKRGMSATLEEMLLAAEYILAAGNHNVVLCERGIRTFETWTRNTLDISAVPVLQKYTHLPVFIDPSHGTGNADFVGPAARAAVAVGADGLMIEMHPTPERALSDGDQSLTPEALTSLIPELQAVATAVNRTIG, from the coding sequence ATGGTGGTTGTGATGAAACTTTCTGCAACGGAAGACGAGAAGGAGCACGTCCGGGAGACGATCCGGGCCTTCGGCTGTAAACCACGGGACATCCAGGGCGACGAGATGTCCATCATCTGCGTGATCGGCAATACCCTGAGCCTTTCGCCCGAACAGTTCGAGATCCTGGACGGGGTGGACCGCGTTCAGCGCATCCAGCGGCCCTACAAGCTGGTAAGCCGGGAGGTGCAGCCGCACAAGACCCGTTTCAAGGTGGGCGACGTGACGATCGGCGGGGACGGCATCGCCATTATCGCCGGTCCCTGTTCCGTCGAATCCTACGACCAGTTCCTGGAGGCGGCACAACACGCCCGGGCGGCCGGCGCCCACATCATCCGCGGTGGCGCCTTCAAGCCGAGAACTTCCCCCTACAGTTTCCAGGGACTCGGCGAGGAGGGCCTGAAGATCATGGCCCGGGTCAGCGAGGAAACGGGCCTGCCGACCATCTCGGAAGTGATGGAGCCCGAGATGGAACCCATGGTCTCCGAATACGTGGACATGCTGCAGATCGGCGCCCGGAACATGCAGAACTATCCGCTGCTGAACGTAGCGGGACGGAGCAGCAAGCCCGTCATGCTCAAGCGGGGCATGTCCGCCACGCTCGAGGAGATGCTCCTGGCGGCAGAGTACATCCTGGCGGCGGGTAACCACAACGTCGTCCTGTGTGAAAGGGGTATCCGGACCTTCGAGACCTGGACCCGGAACACGCTCGACATCTCCGCCGTGCCCGTGCTGCAGAAATACACCCATCTGCCCGTGTTCATCGACCCGAGCCACGGGACCGGCAACGCCGATTTCGTGGGACCGGCCGCCCGGGCGGCCGTGGCGGTGGGCGCCGACGGTCTTATGATCGAGATGCATCCGACGCCGGAACGCGCGTTGTCCGACGGGGACCAGTCCCTGACTCCGGAAGCGCTGACCTCCCTGATCCCGGAACTGCAGGCGGTCGCGACGGCCGTCAACCGTACCATCGGCTGA